In Streptomyces sp. NBC_01717, one DNA window encodes the following:
- a CDS encoding aldo/keto reductase — MRHTHLRDLEVSRVGLGAMGMSQAYTGAGTDEAESVRTVHRALELGVNFIDTAEIYGPYTNEELLGRALKGHRHEVVLATKFGMVSHGGDGPGNLDSSPANIRTAVEGSLARLDTDHIDLYYQHRVDPNVPIEETAGAVGELIAEGKVRAFGLSEAGPDTIRRANAVTPVSAVQSEYSLFTRDPEARVLPALRELGIGFVPFSPLGRGFLTGTIRSTDGFAEDDFRRDNPRFIGKNFKHNLGLADEVQAVAAEVGATPAQVAIAWLLAQGDDIAPIPGTKHVSRVEENAAADAVRLTPAHLERLTNLPPAAGTTHTEAQMKMLER, encoded by the coding sequence ATGCGCCACACACACCTGCGTGACCTGGAAGTTTCCCGGGTCGGTCTCGGAGCGATGGGCATGTCCCAGGCGTACACCGGAGCGGGGACCGACGAGGCGGAGTCCGTCCGCACCGTGCACCGCGCGCTTGAATTGGGCGTCAACTTCATCGACACCGCTGAGATCTACGGCCCGTACACGAACGAGGAACTGCTCGGCCGAGCGCTGAAGGGGCACCGCCACGAGGTGGTGCTGGCGACGAAGTTCGGCATGGTCTCGCACGGCGGCGACGGGCCGGGGAACCTGGACTCCAGCCCGGCCAACATCCGCACCGCCGTCGAAGGATCACTCGCCCGACTCGACACAGACCACATCGACCTCTACTACCAGCACCGCGTCGACCCGAACGTACCGATCGAGGAGACGGCGGGCGCCGTGGGTGAGCTGATCGCCGAAGGCAAGGTCCGCGCGTTCGGCCTCTCCGAAGCCGGACCCGACACGATCCGCCGCGCGAACGCCGTCACACCCGTCTCCGCCGTCCAGTCCGAGTACTCCCTCTTCACGCGCGACCCGGAGGCCCGCGTCCTGCCGGCGCTCCGCGAACTCGGCATCGGCTTCGTCCCGTTCTCGCCGCTGGGACGCGGTTTCCTCACGGGGACGATCCGCTCCACCGACGGCTTCGCCGAGGACGACTTCCGTCGCGACAACCCGCGCTTCATCGGCAAGAACTTCAAGCACAACCTGGGCTTGGCCGACGAGGTCCAGGCCGTCGCCGCCGAAGTGGGCGCCACTCCGGCCCAGGTCGCCATCGCCTGGCTGCTCGCCCAGGGCGACGACATCGCGCCCATCCCCGGCACCAAGCATGTGAGCCGCGTCGAGGAGAACGCCGCCGCCGACGCCGTCCGGCTCACCCCCGCCCATCTCGAACGTCTGACGAACCTCCCGCCCGCAGCCGGCACCACGCACACCGAAGCCCAGATGAAGATGCTCGAACGCTGA
- a CDS encoding MerR family transcriptional regulator: MRIGELSRLTGVSRRLLRYYEEQGLIVPDRSTNGYREYDERYVDRVKQIRGLLAAGLPTRIIKQILPCLDKPRSIHFPDATPEMLALLTSERDKLTERVEVLTRNRDAMTEYLAEVEQHRAPIAPDQPRGA; this comes from the coding sequence GTGCGGATTGGTGAACTGTCACGGTTGACGGGCGTGTCTCGGCGCCTGCTGCGCTATTACGAGGAGCAGGGCCTGATCGTGCCCGATCGGTCGACGAACGGATACCGTGAGTACGACGAACGGTATGTGGACCGTGTAAAGCAGATCCGCGGCTTGTTGGCGGCGGGGTTGCCGACTCGGATCATCAAACAGATCTTGCCGTGCTTGGACAAACCCAGGTCCATTCATTTCCCGGACGCGACCCCAGAAATGTTGGCGTTGCTGACCTCGGAACGGGACAAGCTCACCGAGCGGGTCGAGGTGCTCACCCGTAACCGGGACGCGATGACCGAGTACTTGGCCGAGGTGGAGCAGCATCGGGCCCCGATTGCGCCTGATCAACCGCGGGGCGCCTGA
- a CDS encoding VOC family protein, with amino-acid sequence MSYDRPYPHESELSATAVQLNHTAVYARDRRLSAEFIAAILGLKVGAPFGPFLPVDLGNGVTLDYYEKRNEPIQSQHYAFLVPDAQFHAMIARLEAVGVTYYADPSHTEPGQINRLFGGHGAYFGDPDGHNMEIMTRPYVRP; translated from the coding sequence ATGTCATACGACCGGCCTTACCCGCACGAATCCGAGCTGTCGGCAACCGCCGTCCAGCTGAACCACACCGCCGTCTATGCCAGGGACCGGCGCCTGTCGGCCGAATTCATCGCCGCGATCCTGGGGCTGAAGGTCGGCGCTCCGTTCGGGCCGTTCCTTCCCGTCGACCTGGGCAACGGGGTGACGCTCGACTACTACGAGAAGAGGAACGAGCCGATCCAGTCACAGCACTACGCGTTCCTCGTGCCCGACGCGCAGTTCCACGCCATGATCGCCCGTCTGGAGGCGGTCGGGGTCACCTACTACGCCGACCCCAGCCACACCGAACCCGGCCAGATCAACCGTCTTTTCGGCGGTCACGGCGCGTACTTCGGCGACCCGGACGGCCACAACATGGAGATCATGACCCGGCCCTACGTCCGCCCCTGA
- a CDS encoding MFS transporter, whose translation MTTTTASQTRREVLPWSALLALGTAVFITSLTETLPAGVLPQMTSSLGVSSGAAGQAVTVYAAGTALTAIPLAAATAGIRRKPLLLSATTVFLIANTLTAAAPGYAVLLIARFLAGVAAGLAWAILAGYARRIAPPGQEGRAIAIAMTGIPLALSLGVPAGTLIGQQIGWRASFAAVSVITLAVIGWITFSVPAISRPTTTTEEPKPTTRQTLRAPGVTAIMVVVVTFVLGHTIIYAYIAPYLRHAGLATAVDAVLLAFGIACLVSIWYTGLHIDRYLRGLALTAATLFTLATVAFAATTAQAVVWVAAVVWGLGWGGTPTLLQTAAGHAGMRRSPAIADTAQAILVTLWNAAMALGGIVGGILLQRVNITADAIAAAALGVVSLLMITLTRKHAFATADQDAP comes from the coding sequence ATGACGACCACGACGGCCTCTCAGACAAGACGTGAAGTCCTCCCATGGTCCGCGCTCCTGGCACTGGGAACTGCAGTCTTCATCACCAGCTTGACCGAGACCCTCCCAGCAGGTGTCCTCCCGCAGATGACCTCCTCTCTCGGCGTCAGCTCTGGTGCGGCGGGCCAGGCCGTCACCGTGTACGCCGCCGGGACAGCCCTGACAGCCATACCGTTGGCCGCTGCCACCGCAGGAATTCGGCGCAAGCCGTTGTTGCTGAGCGCTACGACCGTCTTCCTGATCGCGAACACGCTCACTGCTGCCGCGCCCGGCTACGCAGTCCTGCTCATCGCACGTTTCCTCGCCGGCGTCGCCGCCGGACTCGCGTGGGCGATCCTCGCCGGCTACGCGCGCCGCATCGCGCCTCCCGGCCAGGAGGGCCGTGCCATCGCAATCGCGATGACCGGGATCCCCCTGGCGCTGTCGCTGGGTGTTCCCGCCGGGACGCTGATCGGGCAACAGATCGGGTGGCGAGCGTCCTTCGCCGCCGTCTCAGTAATCACCCTCGCCGTCATCGGGTGGATCACGTTCAGCGTTCCCGCCATCAGCCGGCCGACGACAACAACTGAAGAGCCGAAACCGACCACCCGACAGACGCTCCGGGCCCCTGGGGTCACCGCCATCATGGTCGTCGTCGTGACCTTCGTTCTCGGCCACACGATCATCTACGCGTACATCGCGCCGTACCTGCGGCACGCCGGCCTCGCCACCGCAGTGGACGCGGTCTTGCTGGCCTTCGGCATCGCATGCCTGGTCAGCATCTGGTACACCGGTCTTCACATCGACAGGTACCTTCGTGGGCTCGCGCTGACCGCCGCAACGCTGTTCACCCTTGCCACCGTTGCCTTTGCCGCCACCACAGCACAGGCTGTTGTCTGGGTCGCAGCCGTCGTGTGGGGCCTGGGGTGGGGCGGTACACCCACGCTCCTTCAGACCGCAGCGGGTCACGCCGGGATGCGACGCAGCCCGGCCATCGCCGACACCGCGCAAGCCATCCTCGTGACCTTGTGGAACGCGGCCATGGCACTCGGCGGCATCGTCGGCGGCATACTCCTGCAGCGCGTCAACATCACCGCCGACGCCATCGCCGCGGCAGCGCTCGGAGTCGTCAGCCTCCTCATGATCACGCTCACGCGAAAGCATGCCTTCGCAACAGCGGACCAGGACGCACCGTGA
- a CDS encoding TetR/AcrR family transcriptional regulator, with the protein MATLREDKSLHVAGGKLHRFADRGAQVLRSADRQDGEGQPSSLALLVLRDGRISCAVELEAGSQGFRIGSEGVDVALGSATGLGCGSLYGAFGNKDALFGQCLDRYASNYGAQYEQALAAHPGDPVRAVEAFFDVILGRIADPSVPVGCLIAQSAAQTNPREPRTPTHRVRAISMRAERLQPAEHAVHQLALDSRDGKAHDLEAALDRDRYGPATDGNATTYRTVGKCRLAVK; encoded by the coding sequence GTGGCCACACTCAGGGAGGACAAGAGTCTCCACGTCGCCGGCGGCAAGCTTCATCGTTTCGCTGATCGAGGCGCCCAAGTTCTCCGCTCCGCCGATCGCCAGGACGGGGAGGGACAGCCGTCGAGCCTCGCGCTTCTCGTTCTGCGCGATGGTCGCATCTCGTGCGCGGTAGAACTCGAAGCTGGATCGCAGGGCTTCCGGATCGGCAGCGAGGGTGTCGACGTAGCCCTCGGTTCAGCCACTGGCCTCGGCTGCGGCTCCCTCTACGGCGCCTTCGGCAACAAGGACGCTCTGTTCGGCCAGTGCCTCGACCGGTACGCGTCGAACTACGGCGCACAGTACGAGCAGGCGCTCGCGGCGCACCCCGGTGATCCGGTACGCGCGGTCGAGGCATTCTTCGACGTCATCCTGGGTCGAATCGCCGACCCGTCGGTCCCCGTGGGGTGCCTCATCGCCCAGTCCGCCGCGCAGACAAACCCTCGCGAGCCTCGGACTCCAACGCACCGTGTCCGGGCCATCTCCATGCGCGCCGAACGTCTCCAGCCAGCCGAGCATGCAGTCCACCAGCTAGCTCTCGACTCCCGCGACGGCAAGGCCCACGACCTCGAAGCCGCGCTCGACCGCGACCGGTATGGCCCCGCCACCGACGGCAACGCGACCACCTACCGAACGGTAGGAAAGTGCCGACTCGCCGTCAAATAA